DNA sequence from the Paenibacillus physcomitrellae genome:
GTCGATAAAGAGGAGGATATTGTGACTGGTATCGTCCAGCGTCAGGATCTTCGTAACATTTATGTGGATCTCGGTAAAGTGGAAGCTCATCTTCCGCTTAACGAACTGATGCCGAACGAGAAATTCAAGCACAATGACCGCATCAAAGCTTATATTACAAAAGTTGAGAATACGACCAAAGGTCCCCAGATCCTGCTGTCACGCAGTCATCCAGGTCTGCTGAAACGTCTGTTCGAGCTTGAGGTTCCGGAAATTTACGACGGTGTTGTCGAAATTAAATCCGTGGCCCGTGAAGCCGGCTTCCGTTCCAAAATCGCCGTTTATTCCCGTAACGCTGAGGTAGATCCGGTTGGTTCCTGCGTGGGGCCTAAAGGCCAGCGCGTCCAAACGATTGTGAATGAGCTGCGCGGTGAGAAAATCGACATCGTCCGTTATTCCGAAAGCGTCGAGGAATATGTCGCTAATGCGCTCAGCCCGTCCAAGGTACTGGAGGTACAGGTGTTTGAAGCGGAGAAGATGGCTCGCGTGATCGTGCCGGATTACCAGCTTTCTCTAGCCATCGGCATCAAGGGACAAAACGCACGCCTGGCAGCCAAATTGACCGGCTGGAAGATCGATATCAAGAGCGAAACACAGGCGGAAGAAGAATTTGGCAGACCGATTTCGGATGGCGAGGAAATGCCGCAGGATTCCGTCTCTGTAGATTAAGTTAGAGTAGGACGGGGGGCTAGGTCATGAAGACAAGAAAAGTACCGCTGC
Encoded proteins:
- the nusA gene encoding transcription termination factor NusA, which encodes MSMDFIEALNELEREKGISKDILFEAIEAALISSYKRNFNTAQNVRVDMNRNTGGIKVFARKLVVEEVLDPRTEISLPAAREIHPGFQIDDVAEIEVTPRDFGRIAAQTAKQVVTQRIREAERGLIYNAFVDKEEDIVTGIVQRQDLRNIYVDLGKVEAHLPLNELMPNEKFKHNDRIKAYITKVENTTKGPQILLSRSHPGLLKRLFELEVPEIYDGVVEIKSVAREAGFRSKIAVYSRNAEVDPVGSCVGPKGQRVQTIVNELRGEKIDIVRYSESVEEYVANALSPSKVLEVQVFEAEKMARVIVPDYQLSLAIGIKGQNARLAAKLTGWKIDIKSETQAEEEFGRPISDGEEMPQDSVSVD